The following coding sequences lie in one Nycticebus coucang isolate mNycCou1 chromosome 18, mNycCou1.pri, whole genome shotgun sequence genomic window:
- the GPRC5C gene encoding G-protein coupled receptor family C group 5 member C isoform X3 yields MAAHKALLMFLGLPLFLFPGAQAHNQAPPGCSPDLNPLYYNLCDRSGAWGIILEAVAGAGIVTTFVLTIILVASLPFVLDTKKRSLLGTQVFFLLGTLGLFCLVFAYVVKPDFSTCASRRFLFGVLFAICFSCLVAHIFALNFLTRKNHGPRGWVVFTVALLLTLVEVIINTEWLILTLVRGGGEGGPLGNDSASWATASPCAIANMDFAMALIYVMLLLLGAFVGAWPTLCGRFKRWHKHGIFVLLTTATSIAIWVVWIVMYTYGNKQHNSPTWDDPTLAIALAANAWAFILFYVIPEVSQVTKASPEQSYQGDMYPTRGVGYETILKEQKGQSMFVENKAFSMDEPAAAKRPVSPYSGYNGQLLTSVYQPTEMALMHKGPSEGAYDVILPRATANSQVMGSANSTLRAEDMYSAQSHQAATPPKDSKNSQVFRNPYVWD; encoded by the exons ATGGCTGCCCACAAAGCCTTGCTGATGTTCCTGGGACTGCCTCTCTTCCTGTTCCCAGGGGCCCAGGCCCACAACCAGGCCCCACCTGGCTGCAGCCCAGACCTCAACCCCCTCTACTATAACCTGTGTGACCGATCTGGGGCTTGGGGCATCATCTTGGAGGCAGTGGCCGGGGCAGGCATCGTCACCACATTTGTGCTCACCATCATCCTCGTGGCCAGCCTCCCCTTTGTGCTGGACACCAAGAAGCGGAGCCTGCTGGGGACTCAGGTGTTCTTTTTGCTGGGGACCCTGGGCCTCTTCTGCCTCGTTTTCGCCTACGTGGTGAAGCCCGACTTCTCCACCTGTGCCTCCCGGCGCTTCCTCTTTGGGGTCTTGTTTGCCATCTGCTTCTCCTGCCTGGTGGCCCACATCTTTGCCCTCAACTTTCTGACCCGGAAGAACCACGGGCCCCGGGGCTGGGTGGTCTTCACCGTGGCTCTGCTGCTGACCCTTGTGGAGGTCATCATCAACACGGAGTGGCTGATCCTCACTCTGGTCCGGGGAGGTGGCGAGGGCGGCCCTCTGGGCAACGACAGTGCCAGCTGGGCCACGGCCTCCCCCTGCGCCATCGCCAACATGGACTTCGCCATGGCGCTCATCTACGTCATGCTGCTGCTACTGGGCGCCTTCGTGGGGGCATGGCCCACCCTGTGCGGCCGCTTCAAGCGCTGGCACAAGCATGGCATCTTCGTGCTGCTCACCACAGCCACCTCCATTGCCATCTGGGTCGTGTGGATTGTCATGTATACCTATGGCAACAAGCAGCACAACAGTCCCACCTGGGATGACCCCACTTTGGCCATTGCCCTTGCTGCCAATGCCTGGGCCTTCATCCTCTTCTATGTCATCCCTGAGGTCTCCCAGGTGACCAAGGCCAGCCCCGAGCAAAGCTACCAGGGGGATATGTACCCCACCCGGGGCGTGGGCTACGAGACCATCCTGAAAGAGCAGAAGGGTCAGAGCATGTTTGTGGAGAACAAGGCCTTCTCCATGGATGAGCCGGCTGCAG CTAAGAGGCCAGTGTCACCATACAGTGGGTACAATGGGCAGCTGCTGACCAGTGTGTACCAGCCCACTGAGATGGCCCTGATGCACAAAGGCCCG TCCGAAGGAGCTTACGACGTCATCCTCCCACGGGCCACCGCCAACAGCCAGGTGATGGGCAGTGCCAACTCGACTTTGCGAGCTGAAGACATGTACTCAGCTCAGAGCCACCAGGCGGCCACACCGCCGAAAGACAGCAAGAACTCTCAGGTCTTTAGAAACCCCTACGTGTGGGACTGA